Within Micromonospora narathiwatensis, the genomic segment TGGTTCACCCCTGGGGGCGGCCTGCGTCCCGGGGAGAGCCCCGCCGAGGGTGCGGCCCGGGAACTGGCCGAGGAGACCGGGCTGCGGCTGGCCCCGGCCGCGTTGGGCGTGCCGGTCCGGGCGGAGACCGTCGAGTTCCCGTTCGACGGCGTCTGGTACCGCCAGGAGCAGGAGTTCTTCCTGGTCCGGGTGCCGTCCTGGGAGGTCGACACGGCGGGCTTCGACGAGATCGAGCGGGCCAGCGTGTCCGGCCACCGGTGGTGGTCGGCGGCGGAGTTGGCGGCGACCGTCGAGCGCTACTACCCGCCGGACCTGCCGGAGCTGCTCGCCCGGGTGCTCACCGGAGGTGCGCCGTGCTGACGCCCCCGCGTACGGTGGTGCGCCGCGAGGGCGGCCTCTACGCCCTGGAACGGGCCCTGCAACGGCGGGGCTTCCGGCACGTGGCCGGTGCCGACGAGGCCGGGCGGGGCGCCTGTGCCGGCCCGCTGGTGGCCGCCGCGGCGGTGCTGCCCGAGGGGCGGCGCGGCGAGATCGAGGGGCTGGCCGATTCCAAGCTGCTCACCCCGGCCAGCCGGGAGCGGATCCACGACGAGGTGGTGTCCCGGGCCCTGGCGTACGCGGTGGTGGTGATCCCCGCCGAGGAGGTCGACGCGCGGGGGCTGCACGTGTGCAACCTGGCCGCGATGCGCCGGGCGCTCGCCTCGCTGACCACCCGTCCCGAGTACGTGCTGACCGACGGTTTCGGCGTGGATGGGCTGGACGTGCCCGGGCTGGCGGTCTGGAAGGGGGACCGGGTGGCCGCCTGCGTGGCGGCGGCCAGCGTGCTGGCCAAGGTCACCCGGGACCGGATCATGGTCGAGCTGGACGGGCGGTACCCGGGCTACGGCTTCGGCGAGCACAAGGGCTACATCACGCCGGAGCACACCGCCGCGCTGCGGGAGCTGGGGCCGTGCCGGGAGCATCGCTTCTCGTACGTGAACGTGGCGACCGTCTCCGGGCGGGACGGCCGGCCCCCACGTTCCCGGCGCCCCGCGGCCGGGGGGCCGGACGAGCCGATGGAGCGCGCCGGCACGCCAGGGGGTACCGTCGGCGTGGCGTTGGGCGAGCAGCCGCGACCTCCGGCGCCGGTGGGGGAAGATGTGGTCATGGAAGGCGGAGAGCGATGAGCGCCGAAGATCTCGAAAAGTACGAGACCGAGATGGAGCTGCAGCTCTACCGGGAGTACCGCGACATTGTCCGCCAGTTCTCCTACGTGGTGGAGACCGAGCGCCGCTTCTACCTGGCCAACCAGGTCGACCTGCACGTGCGTAACTCCGACGGCGAGGTCTACTTCGAGGTCGAGATGCACGACGCGTGGGTGTGGGACATGTACCGCCCTGCCCGGTTTGTCAAGAATGTTCGGGTGATGACGTTCAAGGACGTCAATGTGGAAGAGCTGGAAAAGCCCGACATCTCGCTTCCCGCAGATTCCGGATTCGGCAGCTGACCCCGGGCGGCGGGCCGGCCCGAACCGCCGCCCGCCGCCGGCGGATCACTCCGCCAGCACCACCACCTCGACCCGCTGCACCAGGTTGTTCGCGAAGCCACCCCGGTTCCACGGCTGCTCGACCGGCTGGGTCCGCCCCGAGGCGTCCGTCGCCCGCGCGCCCAGCACGTGACGCCCCGGCGTCGGATGCCACTCGACGTGCCAGCGCCGCCAGGCCCACGTACCCCCGGTCGGCTCGTCCAGCGTTGCCGGCACCCACGTCGCACCGCCGTCGAAGGTGACCTCGACGGCGGTGACCGGCGCGTGGCCCGACCAGGCCCGGCCGTCCACCGTGCACGGCCCCAGCCGCAGCACCCGGGTACGCGACATGAAGTCCGGGAAGCCCGGCGGGCGCACCAGGGCACGCGGCTCGATCCGGGTCACCGGCACACCCGGGTCGTCGGCGTCCTGCCGCAGCCGGTACGCCACCGCGTTCTGGTAGCCCTCGAACGGCTCGGTCAGCACCCGGATCTCGCGCAGCCACTTCACGTGCGCCATGCCGTACCAGCCGGGCACGATCAGCCGCAGCGGCGCGCCGTGCTGCGGCAGCAGGGGAGCACCGTTCATCTCGTACGCGAGCAGCACCTCCTCGCGCAACGCGTCCGCGACCGGCAGCGCCCGCCGGTAGTCCTGCTCCACGCCGCGCTCGACCCCGTGGTCCGCGCCGGTGAAGACCACGTCGACGGCGTCGGCGGCGAGCCCGGCCTCCCGCAGCAGCGGCGCCAGCGGAGTGCCCGTCCACTCGGCGTTGCCCACCGCCTCCACCAGCCAGGGCTGACTGACCGGGCGGGGGTGCAGCAGCGCCCGGCCGTTGCCTGCGCACTCGAGCGTCACCCGGTGGGTGACCCGGGGCCGCTCCCGCAGCGCGGCCAGGTCGAAACTGAGCGGGCGCCGCACCGCGCCGTCGACGGTCAGGGTGTGCGCCGCCGGGTCGACGTCCGGGATGTCGTAGTGGATGAGCAGGTAGTGCAGGCCGGCCGGGGTCACGTCGTAGCGGAGCGCCTCCAGCGGAATCCCGTGGTTGCGCGCGGCCAGTTGAAGTTCCTCGGCGCTGATCGCCTCGTCCGGCCCGGCGACCCGGGAGGGCCCGCTGGCATGGTCCACAGTGGTCATCGCTGCTTCCTCGATCCGGTCAGGGGTGGGTGAGGCGGCGGTAGCCGACGAACTCGAACATCGTCACCCCGGCCGGCAACGGGCGCGGCGTACCGGTGAAGCGGTGCACGCCGACCCCGACCCCGTCGGCCGGGCTGCTCACCGCCACCGGCGCGAAGCCCTCCTCGGCGAACCATTCGACGATGGTGGGGACCAGGTCCGGCTCGCGACGGTGCCGGGTCCAGAAGACCGTGCCGCCGGTGGCGCAGAGCGCCGCGCAGTGCCCGACCGTGGCCCGGATGTCCGCGTCGACGATGTTGCCGAACACCCCGCAGACCAGGACCAGATCCGCCGGGACGAGATCCGCGTACCGGTCGGTGAGCGCCGCGTCGCCGACCACCACCTCGACGCCGGTGAGGCCGGCCGCGGCGGCGGACTCGCGGGCCACCTCGGCGTTGCGCGGGTCCAGCTCGACCAGGCGGGCGGTGACGTCGTCCCGCCGGGGATGGGTGGCGAGCACCGGGATCAGGTCGTGCCCCTGGCCCGCGCAGAGGCTGATCGCCCGCAGCGGGCCCGCCGGCGCCGCGTCCAACGCCTCCCGGATCCGGACCCGCACCTCGGCGAGACGCCGGGACAGGGCCGAGTCGGGCTGGTCGTAGTCGGCGTGCCAGGCGTACCAGTCGGTCGTCACGCGGCCAGCATAGGCGGCGGGCCCTTACCAGATCGTCCCCGCGCGCGGGGCCCGTCCACAGGCCGGCCGCCGTCCACAGTGACCGGCTCCGGCGCTGGCCCGACCCCGCCGGGAACGGCAGGCTGCGTGGCGTGCGGACCTTTCTGCGACGGGCCGGCACGGCCCTCGGCGCCCTGCTGCTCGTGATCCCGGCGACCGGCCCGGTCGGTGCCTCGCCCCGACCAGGGGTGACCGTCCGCTCGGCGGCACCCGTCCACACGCCGACGACGGCCCGCGGGCCAGCGGCGGGCGCCGGAGGCGGGTCGATGATCGCCTCCGGTGGCGCGGAAGCAGCCACGGCGGCGGACACCGGACCCCGGCCGCGGTTCGGCTGGCCGCTGGCCGGCACGCCCCGACCGGTACGCCGGTTCGATCCACCGCCACAGCCGTGGCTGCCCGGCCACCGGGGCGTCGACCTGGCCGCCGTGCCGGGCGTCGAGGTCCGCGCCGCCGGCGCCGGGAACGTCCTCTTCGCGGGCATGGTGGCCGGCCGTCCGGTGGTGACCGTCGGGCACGCCGACGGGCTGCGCACCACCTACGAACCGGTACACCCCGAGCTGCCGGTCGGTGCCCGGGTCACGGCCGGCACGCCGATCGGCGCGCTCCTCGCCGGCCATCCGGGCTGCCCGGTCGGGGCGTGCCTGCACTGGGGGCTGCGCCGGGGCGAGGAGTACCTGGACCCGCTCGCCCTGCTCGGCCTCGGCCCGGTCCGGCTGCTTCCGCTCGACGTCCCGGCCGCCGACGCCGCTCAACCCTGGGCGAGCAGCGTGGGAAGGCGGACGGCCAGCCGGTCGTACTCGTCCGGGGTGTTGTAGACCTGACCGCAGAGGCGCAGCCAGCCCCGGCCGTTCCAGGCCGCCACCGACACCTCGGCGGCGAGCCGCTCCGCGATCCGGGACCGCAGCGCCCGCGCCGCGTCGATCGTCGTGGCGACGCCGGGCGGCAGCGGGATGAGCCGCATGGCCATCGTCGGCCCGCCGGGTTCCGGCAGGTGGGACGGCGCCACCCCGAGCGCGTCCCCGACCACCCGCTGCCCGTACGCGGCCAGCGCGGCGTTGTGCGCGCGTACCCGGTCCGGTCCCAGGCTACGCAGGGTGAACGGGCCCGCCGGGGCGGCCAACCACGACGTGTAGTCCAGCGTCGCCTGCCACTCGACCCGGGCGGGAAAGCCGCTGTCCTGTTCCCACGACACGACCAGCGGTTCGATCCGCTCCCGCCACGGCTCGGCCACCACCAGCGCGGCGGTGCCCCGCGGCGTGTACGCCCACTTGTGCAGGTTGCCGACCCAGAAGTCGGCGCCGACCGAGGCCACCGTGATCGGTAGCATGCCCGGCGCGTGCGCCCCGTCGACCAGGACCGGGATGCCCTGCTCCCGGGCCACCCCGACGATCGCCGCCGTCGGGAAGAGCCGGGCAGTGGGCGAGGTGATCTGGTCGACGATCAACAGCCGGGTACGCCCCGGGCGTAACCCGGTCCGGATGATGTCGACCACCTCTTCGTCGGTGGCGTTCAGCGGCACCGGCAGGGTCCGCGACACCGCCCCGGTACGCCGGCACTCCCGGGCCACCGAGAAGGCGACCGCCCCGTACCCGTGATCGGTGGTCAGCACCTCCTCGCCGGGGCGCAGACCGAGCGACTGGAGCACCACCGCCACGCCGGTGGTCGCGTTGCCCACCAACGCGGTGCCCTCCGGGTCCGCCCCGATGAACCGGGCCAGGTGCCGCCGCGTGTGGGCGATCCTGTCGACCAGGCCCTCGGCGAAGAAACGGAGCGGATTCGCCTCCATCTCGTCGCGCAGGCGCTGCTGGGCCCGCTGCACACCGATCGGAACCGCGCCGAACGATCCGTGGTTGAGGTGGCTGACCGACGGGTCGAGGGAGAAGAGCAGACGAGCCCCGGGAATGGGCTCGGGCGGCTGCGGGACCGTCATTCGCTGATCGTAGCCCGCCGTGGATCATCAACTCGCGGTTCTTCCGCCCTGCCGGACGGGACGGGCACGGCGGGGCAGCACCAGGGTCAGGCCCGCGGGTGCGCCTGCCGGTACGCCGCCCGCAGCCGCTCCACCGACACGTGGGCGTAGATCTGGGTGCTGGCCAGCGAGGAGTGGCCCAGCAGTTCCTGCACGGCCCGCAGATCCGCGCCGCCCTCCAGCAGATGGGTGGCCGCGGAGTGCCGCAGCCCGTGCGGGGTCGTGCGGGGCAGGCCGGCGGCCTCGGCGTAGCCGGCGACGACCCGGCGCGCCGTGGTCGGATTGAGCCGTCCGCCGCGGGCCCCCAGCAGCAGCGCCGCCCCCGAGGCGGGGCCGGCCAGGGCGGGCCTTCCCCGGCTCAACCAGGCGTCCAGAGCGCGCTGCGCCGGCACCCCGTACGGCACGGCCCGTTCCCGACCACCCTTGCCCAGGACCCGGACCACCCGGCGGGAGTGGTCGACGTCGGTGACGTCCAGCCCGCACGCCTCGCTGATCCGTAC encodes:
- a CDS encoding M23 family metallopeptidase, coding for MRTFLRRAGTALGALLLVIPATGPVGASPRPGVTVRSAAPVHTPTTARGPAAGAGGGSMIASGGAEAATAADTGPRPRFGWPLAGTPRPVRRFDPPPQPWLPGHRGVDLAAVPGVEVRAAGAGNVLFAGMVAGRPVVTVGHADGLRTTYEPVHPELPVGARVTAGTPIGALLAGHPGCPVGACLHWGLRRGEEYLDPLALLGLGPVRLLPLDVPAADAAQPWASSVGRRTASRSYSSGVL
- a CDS encoding ribonuclease HII gives rise to the protein MLTPPRTVVRREGGLYALERALQRRGFRHVAGADEAGRGACAGPLVAAAAVLPEGRRGEIEGLADSKLLTPASRERIHDEVVSRALAYAVVVIPAEEVDARGLHVCNLAAMRRALASLTTRPEYVLTDGFGVDGLDVPGLAVWKGDRVAACVAAASVLAKVTRDRIMVELDGRYPGYGFGEHKGYITPEHTAALRELGPCREHRFSYVNVATVSGRDGRPPRSRRPAAGGPDEPMERAGTPGGTVGVALGEQPRPPAPVGEDVVMEGGER
- a CDS encoding NUDIX hydrolase → MTVYTPRRAARVLLVDASDRVLLFAGTDPGRPGHAYWFTPGGGLRPGESPAEGAARELAEETGLRLAPAALGVPVRAETVEFPFDGVWYRQEQEFFLVRVPSWEVDTAGFDEIERASVSGHRWWSAAELAATVERYYPPDLPELLARVLTGGAPC
- a CDS encoding aminotransferase class V-fold PLP-dependent enzyme — its product is MTVPQPPEPIPGARLLFSLDPSVSHLNHGSFGAVPIGVQRAQQRLRDEMEANPLRFFAEGLVDRIAHTRRHLARFIGADPEGTALVGNATTGVAVVLQSLGLRPGEEVLTTDHGYGAVAFSVARECRRTGAVSRTLPVPLNATDEEVVDIIRTGLRPGRTRLLIVDQITSPTARLFPTAAIVGVAREQGIPVLVDGAHAPGMLPITVASVGADFWVGNLHKWAYTPRGTAALVVAEPWRERIEPLVVSWEQDSGFPARVEWQATLDYTSWLAAPAGPFTLRSLGPDRVRAHNAALAAYGQRVVGDALGVAPSHLPEPGGPTMAMRLIPLPPGVATTIDAARALRSRIAERLAAEVSVAAWNGRGWLRLCGQVYNTPDEYDRLAVRLPTLLAQG
- a CDS encoding sulfite oxidase — its product is MTTVDHASGPSRVAGPDEAISAEELQLAARNHGIPLEALRYDVTPAGLHYLLIHYDIPDVDPAAHTLTVDGAVRRPLSFDLAALRERPRVTHRVTLECAGNGRALLHPRPVSQPWLVEAVGNAEWTGTPLAPLLREAGLAADAVDVVFTGADHGVERGVEQDYRRALPVADALREEVLLAYEMNGAPLLPQHGAPLRLIVPGWYGMAHVKWLREIRVLTEPFEGYQNAVAYRLRQDADDPGVPVTRIEPRALVRPPGFPDFMSRTRVLRLGPCTVDGRAWSGHAPVTAVEVTFDGGATWVPATLDEPTGGTWAWRRWHVEWHPTPGRHVLGARATDASGRTQPVEQPWNRGGFANNLVQRVEVVVLAE
- a CDS encoding DUF2469 domain-containing protein; this translates as MSAEDLEKYETEMELQLYREYRDIVRQFSYVVETERRFYLANQVDLHVRNSDGEVYFEVEMHDAWVWDMYRPARFVKNVRVMTFKDVNVEELEKPDISLPADSGFGS
- a CDS encoding class I SAM-dependent methyltransferase, whose amino-acid sequence is MTTDWYAWHADYDQPDSALSRRLAEVRVRIREALDAAPAGPLRAISLCAGQGHDLIPVLATHPRRDDVTARLVELDPRNAEVARESAAAAGLTGVEVVVGDAALTDRYADLVPADLVLVCGVFGNIVDADIRATVGHCAALCATGGTVFWTRHRREPDLVPTIVEWFAEEGFAPVAVSSPADGVGVGVHRFTGTPRPLPAGVTMFEFVGYRRLTHP